The nucleotide sequence AAGCGTATTGCGCAAGAGAAGTTTGAGGATGTTGCTTACTTCGTTCCATTCTATCTCAAGGACTTTGTTGCTAAGGAGGCAAAGCCATTGCTGTAATTCACATCCATAAGAAGGCTTGTCATCATCACTTAAAACGTAACATTCATCATTCAATGAATATAGAAGGATTAGATTATAACACACAGCGAGAACGACTCATACTGCCACAGTATGGGCGAGAGATACAAAACATGGTAGACTATGCTGTCGGGCTTCCTACAAAGGAGGAGCGTCAGCGGTGTGCGGAAACTATTATTTCCATTATGGATAGGATGAATGCACAGAATCGTGGGAATTATGACCACATGGAGAAACTATGGGATCATCTGGCATTAATGGCTAACTTTGAGTTGGATATTGACTATCCTTGTGATGTGTCAGAGGCTTTGAGGATAGCTACTAAGCCAGAACCAATGAGTTATCCGATGTCACATATTCCTGTGAGACACTATGGACATCTGCTATTTGAAGCCTTTGACGAGTTGAAGGTGATGGAACCAGGTTCTCGTCGGGATGCTTTCGTGCGTTCAGTAGCTAATCAGATGAAACGTAGTCTGATGCAATGGGGGCATGGAACTTGCGATGATGAGAAGATAGCTTCGGACCTTGCCCGATATACAGATGGTAAGATTCAACTTGACCTTGATACTTTCAAGTTTGAGAAAATTAATGCGAAGGAGTTTGTTCAATCTCGTAATAAGAGGAAAAAGTAAAATAACGACACATGGAATCCTTTATCATAGAAGGTGGACATCGGCTGAGTGGCACGATTGCTCCACAAGGTGCAAAGAATGAAGCCTTGGAGGTGATTTGCGCAACCCTGTTGACAACAGAAGAAGTTATCATTCGCAATGTTCCTGATATCCTTGATGTGAACAATCTCATCAAGCTTTTACAAGATATTGGTGTGAAGGTAAAGAAGCTTGCTCCTAATGAGTTCTCTTTCCAAGCAGACGAGGTAAACCTTGACTATTTGGCAAGTAACGACTTTGTAAAGAAATGTTCTTCTTTGCGAGGTAGTGTATTGATGATAGGTCCATTGTTAGGTCGTTTTGGTAAGGCTACTATTGCTAAGCCGGGTGGTGACAAGATTGGTCGCCGTCGTTTGGATACTCATTTCCTTGGTTTCAAGAATCTTGGTGCGCATTTCGGGCGTGTTGAGGACCGTGATGTATATGAGATACAAGCTGATAAACTTGTGGGAACTTATATGCTTTTGGATGAAGCATCTGTTACGGGTACTGCCAATATTATCATGGCAGCAGTGTTAGCTGAAGGAACAACCACGATATACAATGCTGCTTGTGAGCCTTATATCCAGCAACTTTGCAAGATGCTCAATACAATGGGTGCTAAGATTAGCGGTATTGCCAGCAACTTGTTAACGATTGAGGGTGTAAAGGAGTTGCATGCAGCTGAGCATAGAATCTTACCTGATATGATTGAGGTAGGCTCTTTCATTGGTATTGCTGCGATGATAGGTGATGGCGTTCGTATTAAAAACGTGTCTGTACCTAATTTGGGATTGATTCTTGATACCTTCCGTCGACTCGGTATACAGATAATCGAAGATGGTGATGACCTCATTATTCCACGTCAGGATCACTATGTGATAGATTCTTTCATTGATGGAACGATTATGACCATCAGTGATGCGCCATGGCCGGGATTGACACCAGACCTTATTTCAGTGCTTCTTGTAGTTGCTACGCAGGCACAGGGTAGTGTGCTCTTCCATCAGAAGATGTTTGAGAGCCGTCTGTTCTTCGTGGATAAACTCATTGACATGGGTGCACAGATAATCCTCTGTGATCCCCACCGTGCCGTAGTTGTTGGTCATGATAACGCCAAGAAACTTCGTGCGGGTCGTATGTCAAGCCCTGATATTCGTGCAGGTATAGCACTACTTATCGCAGCACTGACCGCACAGGGAACAAGTCGTATTGACAACATTGCCCAGATTGACCGCGGATATGAGAACATAGAAGGACGTCTGAATGCTCTTGGAGCAAAGATTCAGCGAGCAGAAATATGTTAGTCTCATCGTATCTAAAACCGCACTTTGAAAGCGTGTGTTGTAGGTTTTAGATGAATAGGGTTGACCTATTCTCGAAAAAGGGTTGACGTTTTCTTGCAAAAAGGTTGACCTTTTTTCTCAAAAGGGTTGACAGTTTTGAACAAAAGGGTCGACCGTTTTATTGAAAAAAAAATTTGGTACTGAAATAAGCTATAGTTTTATCAGCACTGCTGAGATAAGATAAAAAGATGATAAAGAAGGAAGAAGTCTATAAGATTGGACGCATCGGGAAGCCGCATGGCGTACACGGAGAGTTGCAGTTGCAGTTCTCCGATGACGTTTTTGATGTGGTAGATGCCGATTACCTGATATTGGACATTGACGGAATCCTCGTTCCTTTCTTTATGGAGGAATATCGATTCCGTTCTGACGAGGTAGCCCTGATGAAGTTCTGTGACATTGATAGCGATGCACAAGCACGCGAACTGACAGGATGTATTGTCTATTTCCCACGTAAGTTGGCAGAAGAAGGGACGGATGATGTGTCATGGGCGCAGATTGTCGGTTATTCCTTGATAGATGAAGCAACAAATAATGTGATTGGCAAGATTGTTGCTGTAGATGAAACAACTGTCAATACGCTCTTTGAGGTGAGTACACCTGAAGGCGAGGAAATACTCATTCCTGCCAGTGATGAACTTATTGTTGCGACAGACATAGCGTCAAAGACGATTACGATGCGAATTCCATCAGGACTACTTGACCTCTGATTCGCAGTATAAACTAAAAGAATTAATGAAACAACAAATCTGTATATTAGGCTCAACAGGTAGCATTGGTACGCAAGCCCTTGATGTTATCAGTCAGCATTCAGACCTCTATGAGGCTTATGCACTCACTGCTAATCATCGTTGGAAGGAACTTGCTGAGCAGGCTCGTCGTTTTAATCCTGCTGCGGTTGTCATTGCTGATGAGGCTTATTATGAACCTTTGAAGCAAGAGTTGGCTGATATGCCTGATGTAAAGGTATATGCAGGTAGCAAAGCTTTGGAGGACATCGTTGAGTCACCATCAATAGATATGGTACTTACAGCGATGGTTGGCTATTCGGGTCTTGCTCCAACAATCCATGCTATCAAAGCAAAGAAGAAGATATGTTTGGCAAACAAGGAGACACTTGTCGTAGCTGGCGAGTTGATTCTTCAGTTGGCTCAGCAGTATCATGTGCCGATCCTGCCTGTGGACAGCGAGCATAGTGCTATCTTCCAGAGTTTAGTTGGTGAGGATGCAAACGAGATTGAGAAGATTCTTCTCACTTGTTCAGGCGGTCCTTTCCGCACTTTTAGCCACGAACAGTTGAAGAGTGTTACAGCAGCCGATGCCCTAAAACACCCAACATGGGATATGGGAGCAAAGATTACTATCGATTCCGCATCTTTGATGAACAAGGGTTTCGAAGTGATAGAAGCTAAGTGGCTCTTCGGTGTTCCTGCTGATAAGATACAAGTGTTGGTTCATCCACAGTCTATCGTTCACAGTGCAGTACAGTTCTGTGATGGTGGTGTGAAAGCACAGTTGGGTGTTCCTGATATGAGATTACCTATCCAATATGCCTTTTCATTCCCACAACGTCTATCGTTAGGCGGCGATAGGTTAGATCTTTTCCGTCAGCCATTAGAGTTCTTTGAGCCTGATGTGGAGAAGTTTAAGTGTCTTGCAATGGCATACGAAGCTATTAACAAGGGTGGCAATATGCCTTGTATTGTCAATGCAGCCAACGAGATTGTCAATGAAGGCTTCCGTAAGGGTGCTTGTAGTTTCTTGGCAATGGGCGACATCATTGAGAAGGCAATGCAAACTGTTGCTTTTGATAGCAATCCAGATTATGATGTATATGTGCAGACGGATGCTGAGGCACGTCGTGTAGCACTTGAGATTATGAACAATAAATAACGAATAGATAAATAATGGAAACATTTCTGATCAGATTGCTCCAGTTCATTCTGGCAATCTCTCTGCTTGTCCTGCTGCATGAAGGCGGACACATGTTCTTTGCGAAGCTTTTTGGCGTTCGCGTTGAGAAGTTCTTCGTATTCTTCGATGTGGGCATCGGTAAGTGGAAAGGTAAACTCTTCAGTTGGAAGCCTAAGAAAGACGATACGGAATATGGTATGGGTTGGCTGCCACTTGGTGGCTACTGTAAGATATCTGGTATGATTGATGAAAGCTTCGATACAGACCAAATGAAGCAGGAACCACAACCATGGGAATTCCGTACAAAGCCAGCTTGGCAACGCCTTTTGATTATGATAGGTGGTGTATTGGTCAACTTTGTCCTCGCCCTCTTCATTTATTCCATGATCATGTTTACATGGGGTGACAGCTATTTTAAGGTGTCTGACATGAGTATGGGTATGCGTTTCAATGCTGAGGCTAAGGCTTTAGGTTTCAAAGACCATGACGTGATGTTGAGAACAGACCAAGGGGCTTTCCGTGAGTATGCGAATGTGAATGGCGATTTCTTCCGTCAGATAGCACAGGCAAAGCGTGTAGACGTATTGCGTAATGGCAAGAAGCATAGTATTACTCTGTCAGGTGATATGGATATGCTCTCAATGATTAAGACTCGTCCTTTGTTTGCGGAGCCTTTTATTCCTGCACAAGTTGACAGCGTGTTGGGTGATACTCCAGCTGCCAAAGCTGGTATTAAAGCTGGCGATGTCATTAAGTCTATCAATGGGAAGCCTATTGAGACATGGTCAGATATGAACTATCAGACTGGTGTGTTGAGTGATGTCTTAGCGGTGAAGAATAGACATAAAGATTCTCTTTCTGTTCGCTCTGTTGTATTGACAGTTCAGCATAAGGGCGTAGAAAAGCTCGACACGATGAAACTCATGTTGACACCAGACTTGAAGTTGGGCGTTCTGCAGGCTACATTGGCTACTTATTATAAGCCAGTAGAGGAGAAGTACACTTTCTTTGAGAGTTTCCCTGCAGGTATTAAGCATGGTTGGAACGTTCTGCGTGGTTATGTTGGTAACTTCCGTTACCTTGCTTCGGCAGATGGTGCTAAGAGTATTGGCGGCTTCGGAGCTATCGGTAGTCTCTTCCCCCCATTCTGGGATTGGTATATGTTCTGGTCGATGACAGCTTTCTTAAGTATCATGCTTGCTTTCATGAACATCCTCCCTATCCCTGCTTTGGATGGTGGTCACGTCGTATTCCTTCTCTATGAGATAATTACTCGTCGTAAACCTTCTGAGAAGTTTATGGTACGTGCAGAATATGTTGGTATCACAATTCTTATCCTTCTTATGATATTTGCAAACCTCAACGATATACTTCGTTGGTTGCATATTATGTAAGATAAGGAATTGTTTTTAATGGTATAAGCCTTTACAAGGGCTTTAATAAGGAATCACGCAACACCTGCATTTGCAAGTATTGCGTGATTTTGTTTATTGTAGGTTGTATAATGCTTTTTAATTTATAAGGCTGTACAACTCTTTTCTACCATATACTATATGGTGTTAGGGCTCCGCACGATTGGTGCTCAGTAATAACACAGTGCGTGTTGGGCAACAACACAATGGTGAAAGATGGGTAAACACTCCCCTTTCTGTGGGAGAAGACCAGTGGAAGAGGGCTTTCTTAATAAAGCAGTATCAGTCCTGCAAAGGCAGCATAACATATCATGCGGATAGGATTAATCTTTAACCACATCGTACCGACAAAGGTTGCAGCAAAGAGGAACAAGCTAATCCAAAACTGCCAAGGGTTAATGCTTGGTGCTGAGAAATTCTCCGCATTACATAATAATAAGGTAGCCGCAGCCAACAGACCCACCACAACTGGGCGCAGACCAGCAAAGACTGACTGTACCACAGGTGTATTCATATACTTGAGGAACATTTTACTGATAAGAATCATCATTATTACTGATGGGAGTACAAGGGCTATGGTCGCGGTGAGACTACCCAATACTGCCATTCCTGCGCCAAAGCCTGCATTATGTACAGCGGTATAACCGCAATAGGTAGCAGAGTTGATGCCAATAGGTCCGGGTGTCATCTGTGATACAGCAACAATGTTGGTAAACTCTGCAGAGCTAAGCCAATGATGGTTCACAACCGTTTCTGTTTGTATCAGTGATAACATTCCATATCCTCCACCGAATCCAAAGAGTCCGATGATAAAGAAAGTGTAGAAAAGTTCTAAGTATATCATATTATTTTTCTATTGTTCGTTTGTTGTTTCTTTTCCACGATATATCTCGTTAGGCTCCCTCCTTCGGAAACTTCGTGAGTTGTTTCTTTCCCGAAATATACCCCATTAAGCTCTACCCTTTGAAAGTTTCGTTTGCTGTTTCTTTTTCGAAATATATCCCGTTAGGATCTCCCCTCCTTCGGAGGGGCTGGGGGAGGTCTTTCTTACTCCGTTGGTTTTATAAACTTTCCATAAAGGAATCCACCCAATCCTGCAGCAATAATGACATAGACGGGATTGACACCTAACAGCCAAATGGCAACGGCTGTGACAATAGGAATCCAACAGTTTGCCAATGATATTTTTGCACTCTTAGCCAACGTAAAGGTTGGTGCTGCAATCAAAGCCACTACGGCAGGGCGTATTCCACGGAACATTGCGGCCACCCAAGGGATGTCCATAAACTGATGGAAGAAGAGGGCGATGCCGAGAATGATAAGGAAAGAGGGAAGGATAACGCCCAAGCAGGTACAAATCGCCCCCGGTGTCTTCCGCATCTTATAGCCAACAAAGACACTGATATTAGCCGCAAAGACACCCGGACAGCTTTGTGCGACAGCTATCAGGTCAACGAATTGGTCTTCAGGAATCCACTTTTTCTTCACTACGACCTCATTTTGAATGATTGATATCATAGCATAGCCACCCCCAAGTGTAAAAGCTCCAATCTTAAAGAAGGTTTTGAAAGCTTCCCAGTAGAAGTTTTTGGGTGATGGGGGTTGGGGGTTGAGTGTTGGGGGTTGGGGGTTGGGTGTTGATGAATAGTTTTGTTTGTACACTGTGACTGGTTTTTTGTGGTGAGATGAATATGGGATAAGTACAGATACCCCCATCTGTTCACATATACCTTTTAGGTAATATAACTCAGATGAGGGTGTCTCTTGTGTTGTCTTTATATATTAAAGGTGTGCTAATATGCTTCACCTTTAAGTAGGGAGAAGCAAGTTCTTAGAGCTTGCTTTCAACCCACTTGCGAGCATTTACAAATGCCTCAATCCATGGTGTAACCTCGTCCTGACGACGCTCACGTGGATAGTAAGCCTGCTGCCATGGGAAGATAGCGCGCTCCAAGTGTGGCATCATTGCAAGGTGGCGACCGTCTGCAGAGCAGATACCTGCTACATTATAGTCAGAGCCGTTAGGGTTGCCTGGATATTCAGCGTAGTTGTATTTAGCGATGATATTGTACTTATCTTCTGCCTCTGGGAGGTAGAAACGACCCTCACCGTGTGCTACCCAGATACCGAGTTTGTTACCGCTCAAAGAACCGAACATTACACTATTGTTCTGTGGAATGGTCAAGTTCAAGAATGAACTCTCAAACTTCTTGCTGGTATTGTGGCAGAGGTGAGCACGATGCTTGTGCTCTGGATTGATAAGGTTCAACTCAACCATCAACTGACAACCGTTACAGATACCCAATGAAAGTGTATCTTTGCGTGCATAGAAGCGGTCAAGTGCCTGCTTAGCCTTTGGGTTATAGAGGAAAGCACCAGCCCATCCCTTTGCAGAACCAAGTACGTCTGAGTTAGAGAAGCCACCGCAGAAGACAATCATATTTACTTCTTCCAAAGTCTCACGACCAGTGATAAGGTCGGTCATCATGACGTCTTTCACCTCAAAGCCTGCCAAATAGAGTGCGTAAGCCATCTCACGCTCACCATTGGTACCCTTCTCACGAATGATAGCTGCCTTTGGTGTTTGGTGATGGGTGTTAGGTGTTGAAGTCTTCCAACGGTCTGCATCGAGTTCGTACTGCTGGAGAGTACCTGTAAAGTCTGCATTAAACTTCATCTCGATTGGCTGCTTCTTATAGTTCTGGCAACGCTTCTTAGCCATGCCGTTCATACTCTGTTTGCGGTCGAGCAGATAAGATGTCTTATACCATGTCTCGCGCAATGCATCAATATCGAACGCTGCCTTCCAGTCGCCATCAGCAATACTGAGCGTGCGTTTGTCAGGACTTGGTATACCGATACGAGCAAAGCCGATGCAGTTCTCTGTCAAGAACTCTTTGACTTCTTCCTTATGTTCATCAGCAACCTGGATAACAACACCTGGATTCTCTGCAAAAAGCTTCTTGATTACATCATCACCCTTGATATCGTGGAGGTTGATATGCAAACCACCTTCTGTATTAGCAAAGGTCATCTCAAGCAGTGTTGTAATCAAACCACCTGCAGAAATGTCGTGTCCAGCAAGTATCCATCCACGGCGAATCATCTCCTGTACGGTATCGAAACAGTCGCAGAAGTACTGTGGTTCTTTTACGGTTGGAACGTCACTACCAATCTTTCCAAGGCTCTGTGCAAAGGCTGAACCACCTAAACGCTGCTCGTCAAAACTGAAGTCGATATGATAGAGGCGTGTGTTCTTATCATTCACAAGTACTGGAGAAACGACCTGACGCACGTCGCTCACTTCACCACCACTGGTAACAATGACGGTTCCTGGAGAGATAATCTTATCTCCATTAGGATATTGCTGGGTCAGAGATAGTGAATCCTTACCTGTTGGAACGTTCACACCGATAGCGCAGCAGAAGTCTGACAAAGCCTTAACCGCACTATAAAGACGAGCATCTTCACCCTTCTGTGAGCGACAAGGCCACATCCAGTTGGCTGAAAGACTCAGGCTATCCATGCCGTCTGCCAATGGCGCCCATACGATGTTGGTCAATGATTCAGCTACGGAAAGGACAGAGCCTGCCTCTGGTGATGCGAGTCCTGCCTGTGGAGCGTGACCGAGTGCGGTTGCGATACCCTTATGACCACGATAGTCTAAGGCTACAACACCACAGTCTGAGAGTGGCAATTGAATCTCACCCTGACACTGCTGACGAGCAACCTTACCTGTTACGGAGCGGTCAACCTTATTCGTCAGCCAGTCTTTACATGCCACAGCTTCTAACTGAAGCACACGCTGGAGGTATTCCTCCACCTTATTTATACTATAAGAAACATTCTCATATTTACGCTCAATGGTCTCATCCTTCATAATAGTCTTTGGAGAATGACCGAACATCTGAGCTACGTCTAAGTCGAATGGTTTTACGCCATCGCCCTGTACAAATGTGAAGTGGGCGTCACCTGTTGTCTCACCAACAACATACATTGGAGCACGTTCACGCTCGGCAATCTTCTTCACGTGGTCAAGATGCTTCTCGTCGATGAGCAAGCCCATGCGCTCTTGTGACTCGTTGGCAATGATTTCCTTGGCACTCAATGTCTTGTCACCGATAGGCAACTGTGACATATCAATCTTGCCACCACATTCTTCAACAAGCTCACTCAAACAATTTAGGTGTCCTGCAGAACCGTGGTCGTGGATAGAAACAACTGGGTTGTTGTCTTCTTCTACCAATGCACGTACGAGGTTATAGGCACGTTTCTGCATCTCTGGGTTAGCACGCTGTATGGCATTCAACTCGATACCATTTGAATAACGACCCGTATCAACTGATGATACAGAACCGCCACCAAGTCCGATGCGGTAGTTATCGCCACCAACGACAACTACCTTGTTACCAGCCTGTGGCTCACCCTTCAGACAGTCGCGCTTAGCACCATAACCTACACCACCAGCAAGCATAATCACCTTGTCGTAAGCATACTTCTCACCATTCTCTTGATGCTCAAATGTGAGTAGTGAACCAGTAATTAAAGGCTGACCAAACTTATTACCGAAATCACTTGCACCATTAGATGCCTTGATCAGAATCTGCTCTGGAGTCTGATAGAGCCACTGACGAACAGGAAGGATGTCTTCCCAATCACGTAGGGCTGGAGTTGTTCCGTCATCTTCTGTCAGACGAGGGTAAGCGGTCATATATACTGCTGTTCCTGCAATGGGCCATGAACCAACGCCACCACCCATACGGTCACGAATCTCACCACCCGTACCTGTTGCTGCTCCATTGAATGGCTCAACGGTAGTAGGGAAGTTGTGGGTCTCGGCTTTCAGAGAGATAACACTCTCGATAGGCTTCACACGGAAATAGTCGGATGTGCTCTGGTTTGCTGGTGCAAACTGCTCAATCTCTGGACCTTGTGCGAAAGCTACGTTATCTTTATAAGCTGAAAGAATCTTACCGGGATTCTCTTTCGTTGTCTTCTTGATGAGGCTGAAGAGACTGCTCTCCATCACTTTACCGTCAATGACGAACTCACCACCGAAGATCTTATGGCGGCAATGCTCAGAGTTAATCTGTGCGAAACCGAAGATTTCAGAGTCGGTGAGTGATCGGCCGTTCTGCTTCTCAATCTTATGGAGATACTCCATCTCCTCAGGTGAGAGTGCTAAGCCTTCCTCTTCGTTGAACTTCTCTAAGTCCTCTACACGCTTGATAGGCTCTGGCTCGTGGTTGACAGTGAAGATAGTCTGGTCCAGACCATCATACATACGCTGCAACATTGGGTCATAATCAGCCTCTTTGCTGCTTACAGGGAAGTACTCCTCTATACGCAAAATGCCGTCAAGACTCATATTCTGAGTAATCTCGACGGCATTCGTACTCCAAGGA is from Prevotella melaninogenica and encodes:
- the rseP gene encoding RIP metalloprotease RseP, whose product is METFLIRLLQFILAISLLVLLHEGGHMFFAKLFGVRVEKFFVFFDVGIGKWKGKLFSWKPKKDDTEYGMGWLPLGGYCKISGMIDESFDTDQMKQEPQPWEFRTKPAWQRLLIMIGGVLVNFVLALFIYSMIMFTWGDSYFKVSDMSMGMRFNAEAKALGFKDHDVMLRTDQGAFREYANVNGDFFRQIAQAKRVDVLRNGKKHSITLSGDMDMLSMIKTRPLFAEPFIPAQVDSVLGDTPAAKAGIKAGDVIKSINGKPIETWSDMNYQTGVLSDVLAVKNRHKDSLSVRSVVLTVQHKGVEKLDTMKLMLTPDLKLGVLQATLATYYKPVEEKYTFFESFPAGIKHGWNVLRGYVGNFRYLASADGAKSIGGFGAIGSLFPPFWDWYMFWSMTAFLSIMLAFMNILPIPALDGGHVVFLLYEIITRRKPSEKFMVRAEYVGITILILLMIFANLNDILRWLHIM
- the purL gene encoding phosphoribosylformylglycinamidine synthase: MILFFRTQSKSVIATEVNHALSDAEINELCWLYGDATYLQNEETLQGYYVGPRREMITPWSTNAVEITQNMSLDGILRIEEYFPVSSKEADYDPMLQRMYDGLDQTIFTVNHEPEPIKRVEDLEKFNEEEGLALSPEEMEYLHKIEKQNGRSLTDSEIFGFAQINSEHCRHKIFGGEFVIDGKVMESSLFSLIKKTTKENPGKILSAYKDNVAFAQGPEIEQFAPANQSTSDYFRVKPIESVISLKAETHNFPTTVEPFNGAATGTGGEIRDRMGGGVGSWPIAGTAVYMTAYPRLTEDDGTTPALRDWEDILPVRQWLYQTPEQILIKASNGASDFGNKFGQPLITGSLLTFEHQENGEKYAYDKVIMLAGGVGYGAKRDCLKGEPQAGNKVVVVGGDNYRIGLGGGSVSSVDTGRYSNGIELNAIQRANPEMQKRAYNLVRALVEEDNNPVVSIHDHGSAGHLNCLSELVEECGGKIDMSQLPIGDKTLSAKEIIANESQERMGLLIDEKHLDHVKKIAERERAPMYVVGETTGDAHFTFVQGDGVKPFDLDVAQMFGHSPKTIMKDETIERKYENVSYSINKVEEYLQRVLQLEAVACKDWLTNKVDRSVTGKVARQQCQGEIQLPLSDCGVVALDYRGHKGIATALGHAPQAGLASPEAGSVLSVAESLTNIVWAPLADGMDSLSLSANWMWPCRSQKGEDARLYSAVKALSDFCCAIGVNVPTGKDSLSLTQQYPNGDKIISPGTVIVTSGGEVSDVRQVVSPVLVNDKNTRLYHIDFSFDEQRLGGSAFAQSLGKIGSDVPTVKEPQYFCDCFDTVQEMIRRGWILAGHDISAGGLITTLLEMTFANTEGGLHINLHDIKGDDVIKKLFAENPGVVIQVADEHKEEVKEFLTENCIGFARIGIPSPDKRTLSIADGDWKAAFDIDALRETWYKTSYLLDRKQSMNGMAKKRCQNYKKQPIEMKFNADFTGTLQQYELDADRWKTSTPNTHHQTPKAAIIREKGTNGEREMAYALYLAGFEVKDVMMTDLITGRETLEEVNMIVFCGGFSNSDVLGSAKGWAGAFLYNPKAKQALDRFYARKDTLSLGICNGCQLMVELNLINPEHKHRAHLCHNTSKKFESSFLNLTIPQNNSVMFGSLSGNKLGIWVAHGEGRFYLPEAEDKYNIIAKYNYAEYPGNPNGSDYNVAGICSADGRHLAMMPHLERAIFPWQQAYYPRERRQDEVTPWIEAFVNARKWVESKL
- the murA gene encoding UDP-N-acetylglucosamine 1-carboxyvinyltransferase encodes the protein MESFIIEGGHRLSGTIAPQGAKNEALEVICATLLTTEEVIIRNVPDILDVNNLIKLLQDIGVKVKKLAPNEFSFQADEVNLDYLASNDFVKKCSSLRGSVLMIGPLLGRFGKATIAKPGGDKIGRRRLDTHFLGFKNLGAHFGRVEDRDVYEIQADKLVGTYMLLDEASVTGTANIIMAAVLAEGTTTIYNAACEPYIQQLCKMLNTMGAKISGIASNLLTIEGVKELHAAEHRILPDMIEVGSFIGIAAMIGDGVRIKNVSVPNLGLILDTFRRLGIQIIEDGDDLIIPRQDHYVIDSFIDGTIMTISDAPWPGLTPDLISVLLVVATQAQGSVLFHQKMFESRLFFVDKLIDMGAQIILCDPHRAVVVGHDNAKKLRAGRMSSPDIRAGIALLIAALTAQGTSRIDNIAQIDRGYENIEGRLNALGAKIQRAEIC
- a CDS encoding 1-deoxy-D-xylulose-5-phosphate reductoisomerase, which gives rise to MKQQICILGSTGSIGTQALDVISQHSDLYEAYALTANHRWKELAEQARRFNPAAVVIADEAYYEPLKQELADMPDVKVYAGSKALEDIVESPSIDMVLTAMVGYSGLAPTIHAIKAKKKICLANKETLVVAGELILQLAQQYHVPILPVDSEHSAIFQSLVGEDANEIEKILLTCSGGPFRTFSHEQLKSVTAADALKHPTWDMGAKITIDSASLMNKGFEVIEAKWLFGVPADKIQVLVHPQSIVHSAVQFCDGGVKAQLGVPDMRLPIQYAFSFPQRLSLGGDRLDLFRQPLEFFEPDVEKFKCLAMAYEAINKGGNMPCIVNAANEIVNEGFRKGACSFLAMGDIIEKAMQTVAFDSNPDYDVYVQTDAEARRVALEIMNNK
- a CDS encoding DUF4290 domain-containing protein → MNIEGLDYNTQRERLILPQYGREIQNMVDYAVGLPTKEERQRCAETIISIMDRMNAQNRGNYDHMEKLWDHLALMANFELDIDYPCDVSEALRIATKPEPMSYPMSHIPVRHYGHLLFEAFDELKVMEPGSRRDAFVRSVANQMKRSLMQWGHGTCDDEKIASDLARYTDGKIQLDLDTFKFEKINAKEFVQSRNKRKK
- the rimM gene encoding ribosome maturation factor RimM (Essential for efficient processing of 16S rRNA), which translates into the protein MIKKEEVYKIGRIGKPHGVHGELQLQFSDDVFDVVDADYLILDIDGILVPFFMEEYRFRSDEVALMKFCDIDSDAQARELTGCIVYFPRKLAEEGTDDVSWAQIVGYSLIDEATNNVIGKIVAVDETTVNTLFEVSTPEGEEILIPASDELIVATDIASKTITMRIPSGLLDL
- a CDS encoding chromate transporter, with the protein product MIYLELFYTFFIIGLFGFGGGYGMLSLIQTETVVNHHWLSSAEFTNIVAVSQMTPGPIGINSATYCGYTAVHNAGFGAGMAVLGSLTATIALVLPSVIMMILISKMFLKYMNTPVVQSVFAGLRPVVVGLLAAATLLLCNAENFSAPSINPWQFWISLFLFAATFVGTMWLKINPIRMICYAAFAGLILLY
- a CDS encoding chromate transporter — protein: MYKQNYSSTPNPQPPTLNPQPPSPKNFYWEAFKTFFKIGAFTLGGGYAMISIIQNEVVVKKKWIPEDQFVDLIAVAQSCPGVFAANISVFVGYKMRKTPGAICTCLGVILPSFLIILGIALFFHQFMDIPWVAAMFRGIRPAVVALIAAPTFTLAKSAKISLANCWIPIVTAVAIWLLGVNPVYVIIAAGLGGFLYGKFIKPTE